The Nicotiana tomentosiformis chromosome 2, ASM39032v3, whole genome shotgun sequence genome includes the window TTTTCTACCTTGTCAGAAATGAATAAATCATTGATATTCTGCCATGACCAAACCAAATAAATGTAGCTTTAAATAATTCTTCTTCCTTCTCCATCTTTACTATCTTTATTCAAACCAGTCCAACCTCcactcctttttcttctttttcttttattcctTCATTGTGTTAACAGAGAACAAAGAAAGTTTTCTGCAACAACGATAATATATGGAGAAGCTACATATATATTTGAGCCAAACactatatttatacaaaatatacaaagttTTCTTTCTTGGTTTCTTTTGTTTAACACTATTTCCAGCTTATTCATATTCTAGCCTTTCCTTTGAGTTCTATGCACTTTCTTGCCCAACAGCTGAATTCATGGTTAAAAATACAGTGAGATCAGCTTCTTCTATGGACCCAACACTCCCTGGAAAACTTCTTCGTCTCCTTTTCCATGACTGCTTTGTTGAGGTAATTTTGTAATTTGCTACTACTATATTGAGTCAACAGCATAATTACTTTACAAAAAATTGGAACTTTCCTACTTATAtcctcttgttttttttttttaaacgatATAGTCTAAAAGATCTTATAATTTCAGGTAATTATCCATAATAAAATGCATTTTACGCCTTTGCACTTCATTTCAAAAATCAGTTTTTGTATTAGTACTATCGTGTTTTTCTCATACTGGAAAACGAAAAAAGATGGTAATATTATAGAAGCAATAGCAATTTTTGGATAGATTGTTTAGCATACAGCAATATTGAgttttattttgctaaattataaaaagtaaaaattaGTGTCGGTTATTGACTCATAGAAGTGTAATTCAATGAATCGTCCAACTATTTAAACTTGTGTTGAGGGAGTGAGTTTCTTTTATACCATTAATTAAGTGTAGCGCTACAGTTAAAATATGCAGTTTCTATTCTCATCAACTTTCAATTTGGAATATTGCTCGCACGCCTAACAGAATTAACCAAATTAAACGTGATGAagacagtggcggagccaccttataggaGGGGTGTCAAATGACACCCCTTCGCGAGAAAAATATACTGTGTAGgtaggtaaaaaaaaaaatatgtatatttactatGTATTGATTTCCCTTAATCTCctggtatgtttacttttatatattttgacacctctTAACGAAAATTTTGACTCCGCCACTGAATGAAGATTTAATTCCTGTTTTTATATCATCAGGGTTGTGATGCATCTATACTTTTAGAAGGGAATGGAACAGAGAGAAGTGATCCAGCAAACAAATCACTTGGAGGATTTTCAGTAATAGAATCTGCAAAAAGAGTATTGGAAATCTTTTGCCCAGGAACTGTTTCTTGTGCTGATATTATTGCATTGGCTGCTAGAGATGCTGTTGAATTCGTAAGTTTCAATGTGCACATTTTTCTACATTCTATTCTTTCCCTTTTCGGTTTATTTTACATTTGTTGAGCTTGGAAATGTTGGGTCTTAGCTCATTTTACCTCATTTTTCAACCCTAGACTCCATAAAAGTTGATTTCTTGAGAGATATGGAGTAACCAAAATTGTTGAATAGATATATAGATGGTAAAATGATGCTTTTTATATCTAAATAAAGCAATCTTTTATCTTCTACATTGAGGTAAAATGGAAAAGGAAGTTGAGGACCCAAGAAATAAAAGAAGGATATATAATTATTAACTCACGaattgtttgggggggggggggggggaataccCACAAAGGAATTGTACCTATTATGACTTTTTCTGTCAATTGTTGGACAAAATTTTATTACATATTGGACAGAAACAGATATAATAGAAAACATGAACAATTATAAAAATCCATATAAATGATGTACTTGATGTTACATAGTAATATAGTAGTAATTGTTGTTTTCATAATAACATTATAAATTGCAAATTGAGGCGGAGCTAGCATGTAAGATACGAGCTCACGTGAACTCTGTAGcttttgttcatattttgtatatgtattaaaaattATACTAAATATTCATAAATATTTGACtctaaacttaattattattgtatattattaTTTGAGGTAGCTGTAAATAtccataaactttaaatcttagATCCGTCGTATATACATTGTTCTTGAACAGGCAGGAGGGCCAAATGTTCAAATTCCAACTGGGAGAAGAGATGGGAAACTTAGTTTGGTTTCAAACGTGAGATCAAATATAGTGGACACGAGTTTCTCAATAGATCAAATGATTAATATATTTTCTGCAAAGGGATTGTCTTTGGATGACCTTGTTATTTTATCAGGTACATATATATACTTCTCTCTCTAAATCCTTTATTTCATAGAATCATTTAATATGATTAACTTTTAAGCATGAGAGGCATCTGTTTATACTATATATCAAGTTGGTTTATAATAGTCTCGTAGTATTCAGGGGCGATTCCCAAAAGCAGGTAAAACAACTGCACCATTTTTTGTTACACCTAATATGATGTATATAAGTTTGAAAAAAAGTTATGTGAAGTAAAAATGTTTGATTTCTCTCTTTAACAAATATAGAGAAACAGGATTTGCAACTGCTAAGATTTCTGCCAAGCAAATTGCATTTGAAATGAATATCGAACTAGAATTTCGTAAGAAATGTGTGGTATATAGGAAGAAACAATTTGATAAGAATGTTGATaatgaaatctcaaaatttcttgAAAAGTCCTTTAGAGTTAATTACTTTTGATACACGTAAACAAggctattttcatttcaaaatagatttgaacaattcgaagcatataaaattatttttgattttttatttagcGGTAAAAAACTAAGATCACTAGatgatgaaaatttaaaaaaatattgccttaagcttgaatgttccttaaagcataataatcaatctgatattgatggtttagatttattttctgAATCAAAAGTGTTAAGGAGAATAGTACAATTAGAagataataatttaattaatatactaAATCAATTAAAATGATTTGATTCTTTTCTAAATActtatattgcttatagaataatattAATAACTCTCGTTACCGCTGCTTCAGCGAAAAGaagttttttaaaataaaaagatGATAAAATCTTACCTTAGATCAACAATGTTTCAAAAGATATTAAAtatattgtcaattgagaaagacttattaggaaaattaattataaaataattattaataattttgcaTCTTAAAAACTTGTTGGGCCGTCCCTGGCAGTAGTATCGATAACCTCCGCATTATGTACATGCAAGTTTGTCGAACTCCTCCTTCCCTTACTTTTTACTATGtacaaaaaaatataaagaaaaattgCAATATTAGATATGTTAATTTGAGCAATAATAAGAGGCGGCTTCCTATATAATACTACCAAATTAAAAAGATGCCAATAATTTCGAAGTTGTGAAGACTAGTAATAATACGTGGTCAAAGTTTTCAATATTAGGATCCCACAACTTTATGAGTTAATAGTAGTTTATCAAGTAGGGTCACAAGAATTTAAAGCCATTTATTCTTCACACCCGACTAAATATTTATCTTTGCATCCCTTAGGTAGTTCCAGACAATTATTGTTCATTATTTGCTTAATATCATAAGAGATACAAGGATAACAAGTatccctttttttttaaaaatgttgtttagtttaattttaaaaaaaaaaacttatattAAGATATAGAGCCTCCTAATACATTTGTGGACGTAAAGTTTAGTTCCATTATTTTTCCCCAAAGGAACGTGTACCTAGAGTTCGTTCTGGATTTACTATGGACGCGTATATGGATGTCTGAATTTAAGGAGAGCTTCTTATTAAGTCTTACATTAATATATTCTACATGTAGGGGAATCAATAGTTTGTAGGGGTTTATTTGTTAAAAAAATCGAAATTTAAGTCTTGTAATTATTTTATTCTATAAATGAAACGAAAAAAAAGAATTGATACTTATAGAGGGTATCCTGTTTACATGAGTTTAACTCGTATATAGtgacaaaataataaaattttacaACATTGTATCACATTTACCTGTTGCAGCAGGTAAGTCGTCTTATCTTTAAGATTGTAAAGCTCATTATAGAAAgttgtatgtatatattttttgGATAACCTGATAGTGTAAAAATTTATGTACCCCGGGtgtgtatataagttaaactaGGGAAAAAGTTCAAGTTTTTTGTTATATTATCTTTTGCCCTTTATTGCATTTTTAGTCCATTCATACCCTTTAGCAAATTGTCTTGTATTTGTTGTTGCCTTTAGGGTTAAACCGGTGAACTCCGCGTGGCCAAATTCTTCACCAAGAAAAAAGATTCAAATTTACCCTCAACTTTTGAATATGATATAAAATTACCGTCAATCTTACACTCTATTAGAATCAACGGTATAAACACTACATTTCCACTAATGACAAGGGTAATATTAGACTAAAATTTTAACGTACAACAAAGTTGCTCAATGTCGAGCCGTACGTCATCAAATTTGACCATTTTTCCGTTAAACTATGATCATATGTAtatgtgtgagagagagagatgtTGGGAATGTGATACATTGTTGTATGCCAAAATTGTAGGAGCACACACCATAGGATCAGCACATTGCAATGCATTTAGTGATC containing:
- the LOC104114031 gene encoding peroxidase 46 isoform X1: MEKLHIYLSQTLYLYKIYKVFFLGFFCLTLFPAYSYSSLSFEFYALSCPTAEFMVKNTVRSASSMDPTLPGKLLRLLFHDCFVEGCDASILLEGNGTERSDPANKSLGGFSVIESAKRVLEIFCPGTVSCADIIALAARDAVEFAGGPNVQIPTGRRDGKLSLVSNVRSNIVDTSFSIDQMINIFSAKGLSLDDLVILSGAHTIGSAHCNAFSDRFQVDSKGNISVIDTSLDREYAAELTKQCPAGANPSITVKNDPQTPQLFDNQYYKDLSAHKGLFQSDSVLFSDGRTRKRVMDFADDQNSFFQSWSQSFVRLAGLGIKSVDEGEIRASCSVTN
- the LOC104114031 gene encoding peroxidase 18 isoform X2 yields the protein MEKHKVFFLGFFCLTLFPAYSYSSLSFEFYALSCPTAEFMVKNTVRSASSMDPTLPGKLLRLLFHDCFVEGCDASILLEGNGTERSDPANKSLGGFSVIESAKRVLEIFCPGTVSCADIIALAARDAVEFAGGPNVQIPTGRRDGKLSLVSNVRSNIVDTSFSIDQMINIFSAKGLSLDDLVILSGAHTIGSAHCNAFSDRFQVDSKGNISVIDTSLDREYAAELTKQCPAGANPSITVKNDPQTPQLFDNQYYKDLSAHKGLFQSDSVLFSDGRTRKRVMDFADDQNSFFQSWSQSFVRLAGLGIKSVDEGEIRASCSVTN